A genomic region of Elaeis guineensis isolate ETL-2024a chromosome 9, EG11, whole genome shotgun sequence contains the following coding sequences:
- the LOC105051695 gene encoding protein NRT1/ PTR FAMILY 4.4, with protein sequence MDVETRQNFKGDSVLAEVSVDWRGKPCKPSKHGGMKAAVFVLGIQAFEIMAIAAVGNNLITYVFNEMHFPLSKSANIVTNFVGTIFLLSLLGGFLSDSYLGSFWTMLIFGFVELSGFILLSVQAHLPQLRPPQCNMMSIEEHCVEAKGFKATIFFIALYLVALGSGCLKPNMIAHGADQFGKDDPKQSKKLSTYFNTAYFSFCVGELIALTVLVWVQTRSGMDVGFGVSAAAMAMGLISLISGMVFYMNKPPQGSIFTPIARVFIAAITKRKQVCPSSSEMLHRHRNNAPDHLVVSGLRHTDKFRFLDKACIKVQDDSNMEESPWRLCTISEVEQVKIVLSVIPIFACTIIFNTVLAQLQTFSVQQGSAMNTQLTKSFHIPPASLQAIPYIILIVLVPIYEICFVPLARRLTGKESGITPLQRIGIGLCTVTFSMVAAALVEKKRREVAIGTDELLSIFWIAPQFLIFGVSEMFTAVGLIEFFYKQSLGGMQSFLTAITYCSYSFGFFLSSLLVSLVNKITSSSSKGGWLSDNDLNKDRLDYFYWLLAALSLLNFFNYLYWSRWYSCIPSLSTTSAHGPNGEEDHLSFSSSKHVEAENIV encoded by the exons GCATTCAAGCATTTGAAATCATGGCAATTGCTGCTGTGGGGAACAATCTCATAACATATGTATTCAATGAGATGCACTTTCCTCTGTCGAAATCAGCAAACATAGTTACCAACTTTGTGGGAACTATCTTTCTCTTGTCTCTGCTTGGGGGATTCCTTTCAGATTCTTATCTGGGGAGCTTCTGGACTATGTTGATATTTGGGTTTGTGGAGCTCTCT GGGTTCATACTACTATCAGTCCAAGCGCATCTCCCCCAGCTGAGGCCACCTCAATGCAACATGATGTCCATAGAAGAGCATTGCGTGGAGGCCAAAGGCTTCAAGGCCACTATATTCTTTATTGCTCTCTACTTGGTGGCCTTAGGGAGTGGATGCCTGAAGCCTAACATGATCGCCCATGGTGCTGACCAGTTCGGGAAAGATGACCCGAAACAGTCTAAGAAGCTCTCTACCTACTTCAACACAGCCTACTTCAGCTTCTGTGTTGGTGAGCTCATTGCTCTGACCGTGCTCGTTTGGGTCCAGACTCGGTCGGGGATGGATGTCGGTTTCGGAGTGTCGGCAGCTGCCATGGCAATGGGCCTTATCAGCTTGATATCTGGTATGGTCTTCTATATGAACAAGCCACCTCAGGGTAGCATCTTTACCCCAATTGCAAGA GTCTTCATAGCTGCGATTACTAAAAGAAAGCAAGTTTGTCCATCTAGCTCTGAAATGCTTCACCGGCACCGAAACAATGCACCTGATCACCTCGTAGTGAGTGGCCTTCGACACACTGACAAATTCAG GTTTCTAGACAAGGCCTGCATCAAAGTTCAAGATGATTCTAACATGGAGGAGAGCCCATGGAGGCTATGCACTATTTCTGAAGTTGAGCAAGTGAAGATAGTCCTCTCGGTGATCCCTATCTTTGCATGTACCATTATCTTCAACACAGTGTTAGCTCAACTTCAGACCTTCTCAGTCCAACAAGGAAGTGCCATGAACACCCAACTCACGAAATCCTTTCATATCCCTCCTGCTTCTCTCCAAGCCATCCCTTACATCATTCTCATTGTTCTTGTCCCCATCTATGAAATTTGCTTTGTCCCTCTAGCTCGAAGGCTCACTGGAAAGGAATCGGGGATCACTCCTCTCCAGCGCATTGGCATCGGCCTCTGCACCGTGACCTTCTCGATGGTTGCGGCAGCCTTagtggagaagaagagaagggaggtTGCTATTGGTACAGATGAGCTTTTGTCCATCTTTTGGATAGCCCCACAGTTCCTCATCTTTGGAGTCTCCGAGATGTTCACTGCTGTGGGCCTCATCGAGTTCTTCTACAAGCAGTCATTGGGTGGGATGCAGTCCTTTTTGACAGCCATAACCTATTGCTCCTACtcatttggatttttcttgagctCGCTTTTAGTCTCACTGGTGAACAAGATCACCTCAAGCTCATCAAAGGGTGGCTGGCTCAGTGACAATGACCTCAACAAGGATAGGCTGGACTACTTCTATTGGCTCCTTGCTGCCCTCAGCCTCCTCAATTTCTTCAATTACCTTTACTGGTCAAGATGGTACTCTTGCATTCCATCTCTATCAACTACTTCAGCACATGGTCCCAATGGTGAAGAGGACCACCTCAGCTTCAGTTCCTCAAAGCATGTAGAAGCTGAGAATATAGTGTGA